One part of the Strix uralensis isolate ZFMK-TIS-50842 unplaced genomic scaffold, bStrUra1 scaffold_401, whole genome shotgun sequence genome encodes these proteins:
- the LOC141938900 gene encoding syncytin-2-like produces the protein MTCTLSNHGHSPTTMPALAGFLLGVFGLCWNLHQAEGWVVPQPKQNIWVTLANMTHQETLCLSTANPENPFSTCLVGVPVDTWPIPQTLQAFSLCNSSKNCTDNWDGVYSHLPQVTQEPQELELLGSVIMDACVFFNYSYNTTRRGQNVNATNAAYHNSTAWCNYTSTNISRSFAVPLALPPGVFLICGDRAWGGVPSKLNGGPCSLGRLTLLTPNVSMILNMTRKHKRVPRTVHRFESSCRDNVEFWNPGQIITASILAPGVGVANALTTLNKLGCWLSKQTNATSLALSGLLTDVDSVRHATLQNRAAIDFLLLAQGHGCEDFEGMCCMNLSDHSESIFKSIQQLKDGVRRLTEEDGLDWLTRMFKGWGLSG, from the exons atgacgtgcacgctgtcaaatcatggacattcaccgactaca atgccggccctcgctgggttcctgctcggtgtgttcggcctgtgctggaacctgcatcaggctgaaggatgggtagttccacaacccaagcagaatatctgggtaactttggcaaatatgacacatcaagaaaccttgtgcctttctactgcgaacccggaaaatccattctccacctgtttggtgggagtgccagtagacacatggccaatcccacaaacccttcaggctttctctctttgcaactcttcaaaaaattgtacagataattgggatggtgtatatagtcaccttccacaggttacgcaagaaccccaagagctagagttgctaggctctgttataatggatgcttgtgtgttttttaattactcctataacaccacacggagagggcaaaatgtgaatgcaactaatgctgcttatcataattcaactgcttggtgcaattatacttcgactaacatctcacgatcttttgctgttcctcttgcattacctcctggtgtgtttctaatctgtggagatcgtgcctggggaggcgtcccatctaaactgaatggaggcccgtgtagcctcggacgtctcacgttattaacaccaaatgtgtcaatgattctgaatatgactcgaaaacataagcgagtcccaaggaccgttcatcggtttgaaagttcttgtcgagataacgttgaattctggaatccaggccagatcataacggcctccatattggcaccaggagttggtgttgcaaatgccttaacgactttgaataagttgggatgttggcttagcaaacagactaatgctacttctttagctttaagtggccttttaactgatgttgatagtgttagacatgctactttacagaacagggctgcaattgactttttgcttttagcgcaaggacatggatgtgaagattttgaaggaatgtgttgcatgaatttgtctgaccactcagaatctatttttaaaagtatacagcagctgaaggatggtgtgaggcgtctaacagaagaggacggattggactggcttacaaggatgtttaaaggatggggactttctggatg